Proteins encoded together in one Halalkaliarchaeum sp. AArc-CO window:
- the moeB gene encoding molybdopterin-synthase adenylyltransferase MoeB codes for MSLSLDSTQLDRYSRHIIMDEIGPEGQEALLEGSVLVVGAGGLGSPAIQYLAAAGVGTIGIVDDDVVERSNLQRQIIHTDDAVGDPKTESARRYVENLNPDVTVDTYETRLETDNAADLLSGYDVVLDASDNFRTRYIVNDVARLEGLPVAHGAIYKFEGQVTTLVPDGPCYRCLFPEAPDPGTVPDCATTGVLGALPGTVGCIQATEAMKLLVGEGEPLVGRLLFYDAMEMSFETVSYAPNPGCPVCGDDPIDDIDGVDYSDGCAIEAD; via the coding sequence ATGAGTCTCTCCCTCGATTCGACCCAGCTCGACCGCTACTCCCGGCACATCATCATGGACGAGATCGGCCCCGAGGGTCAGGAGGCGCTGCTCGAGGGCAGTGTGCTCGTCGTCGGTGCGGGTGGTCTCGGCTCGCCGGCGATCCAGTATCTCGCGGCCGCAGGGGTGGGAACGATCGGAATCGTCGACGACGACGTCGTCGAACGCTCGAACCTCCAGCGGCAGATCATCCACACCGACGACGCCGTCGGCGATCCGAAAACCGAGTCGGCCCGCCGATACGTCGAGAATCTCAACCCCGACGTCACCGTCGACACGTACGAAACCCGGCTCGAAACCGATAACGCCGCCGACCTGCTGTCCGGCTACGACGTCGTCCTCGACGCCTCGGACAACTTCCGAACGCGGTACATCGTCAACGACGTCGCCCGACTCGAGGGACTCCCGGTCGCCCACGGCGCCATCTACAAGTTCGAGGGGCAGGTGACGACGCTCGTTCCCGATGGCCCCTGCTACCGGTGTCTGTTCCCGGAGGCGCCCGATCCGGGGACCGTCCCCGACTGCGCGACCACGGGCGTGCTCGGCGCCCTGCCGGGGACGGTCGGCTGCATCCAGGCGACCGAGGCGATGAAGCTGCTCGTCGGGGAAGGCGAGCCGCTCGTCGGCCGGCTGCTGTTTTACGACGCCATGGAGATGAGCTTCGAGACGGTCTCGTACGCGCCGAACCCAGGCTGTCCGGTGTGTGGCGACGACCCGATCGACGACATCGACGGGGTCGACTACTCGGACGGCTGTGCGATCGAAGCGGACTGA